Proteins from one Enoplosus armatus isolate fEnoArm2 chromosome 4, fEnoArm2.hap1, whole genome shotgun sequence genomic window:
- the dph7 gene encoding diphthine methyltransferase — MAWKSRTRNLQVFDTELSADTVEWCPVSPSHDILVCGTYQLQKGAGEADATPSRTGRLYLFEFRREGSTGPPLTELQRADTPAVLDLKWCHVPVSGEAVLGMAAATGELRLYTLSDSQEGGRGLHTLSSLEVGAERLALSLDWSTGRMDSSDVRVVCSDSAGCVSVFSLAEGALMALSQWKAHDFEAWISAFSYWDTQLVYSGGDDCKLKGWDLRVGPSCPTFTSKRHSMGVCSIHSNPHREHVLATGSYDEQVLLWDGRNMRQPLSESPLGGGVWRLKWHPTRQHLLLAACMHNDFHVLHCQQALEGSGGACPVVASYILHNSLAYGADWSQLSLEEPAPCSPPAAEPKESLPGSGGGHLRIQYESPTASFDTSLEDDTGRYIPEGTVAPSATGPAGLALDSDEDGAPLSWLLASCSFYDHMLHVWRWDWTPEEAPQVPPQC, encoded by the exons ATGGCTTGGAAGTCGAGGACCCGCAATCTACAGGTGTTTGACACGGAGCTGAGTGCTGACACGGTGGAGTGGTGTCCTGTGTCACCGAGCCACGACATCCTGGTCTGCGGGACGTATCAGTTGCAGAAAGGG GCGGGGGAAGCGGATGCCACCCCGAGCCGGACAGGCCGTTTGTACCTTTTCGAGTTCCGGCGAGAGGGGTCGACGGGCCCTCCTCTCACTGAGCTGCAGCGCGCGGACACGCCAGCCGTTTTAGATTTGAAATG GTGCCACGTGCCGGTGTCGGGGGAGGCGGTGCTGGGGATGGCAGCCGCCACTGGAGAGCTGCGGCTGTACACGCTGTCTGACAGTCAG GAAGGCGGCCGCGGTCTGCACACCCTGAGCAGTTTGGAGGTGGGAGCAGAGCGGCTGGCTCTGTCGTTAGACTGGTCCACAGGAAGAATGGACAG CAGTGACGTGCGGGTGGTGTGCAGTGACTCTGCAGGCTGCGTCAGCGTGTTCTCCCTGGCTGAAGGCGCTCTGATGGCTCTCTCACAGTGGAAGGCCCACGACTTTGAGGCCTGGATCTCAGCCTTCTCCTACTGGGACACGCAGCTGGTTTACTCCG GGGGCGATGATTGCAAACTCAAAGGCTGGGATCTCAGGGTCGGTCCCTCCTGCCCCACTTTCACCAGCAAAAG GCACTCAATGGGTGTGTGCAGCATTCACAGCAACCCACATCGGGAACACGTCCTGGCTACAGGCAG CTATGATGAGCAGGTTTTGCTGTGGGACGGCAGGAACATGCGGCAGCCTCTCAGCGAGAGTCCCCTGGGCGGCGGAGTGTGGAGGCTGAAGTGGCATCCGACCCGTCAGCACCTGCTGCTGGCCGCCTGCATGCACAACGACTTCCATGTCCTCCACTGCCAGCAGGCCCTCG AGGGCAGCGGAGGAGCGTGTCCTGTCGTAGCCTCCTATATCCTCCACAACTCCCTGGCGTACGGAGCCGACTGGTCCCAGCTGTCCCTGGAGGAACCTGCGCCCTGCTCCCCCCCTGCCGCAGAACCAAAGGAAAGCCTCCCAGGGAGCGGAGGGGGGCACTTGAGGATCCAGTACGAATCTCCCACCGCCAGCTTTGACACTTCCCTGGAGGATGACACCGGACGATACATCCCCGAAGGCACTGTGGCGCCCTCTGCCACCGGGCCCGCGGGCCTCGCCCTCGACTCTGATGAGGATGGCGCACCGCTGTCCTGGCTGCTGGCGAGCTGCTCATTCTACGACCATATGCTCCATGTGTGGCGCTGGGACTGGACTCCAGAGGAGGCTCCACAGGTACCACCGCAGTGTTGA
- the LOC139283981 gene encoding endophilin-B2-like isoform X1, which translates to MDFNVKKLASGAGLFFTRAVQFTEEKLGQAEKTELDAHFENLMGRADCTKHWTEKIFRQTEVLLQPNPSARIEEFLYEKLDRKAPSRITNGELLGQHMQDAAKEFGPGTPYGTTLIEVGECQRRLGAAEREFLQTSAVSFLAPLRNFLEGDWRTISKERRLLENLRLDLDACKTRLKKAKVAEAKAAMAPDFQETRPRNYVLSASASALWSEEVEKAEHELRVAQTEFDRQAEVTRLLLEGISSTHVNHLRCLHEFVEAQAAYYKQCHFHMQELQKELARCSDRHICPLSPLRLPNAFTLNSTHAMATATSASEGAGSPVETDTLEIEEVQAPATGTRKAKVLYDYDAADSSELSLLADELITVYTVPGMDSDWLIGERGNQKGKVPVTYLELLS; encoded by the exons ATGGATTTCAACGTGAAGAAACTAGCCTCCGGTGCTGGATTGTTCTTCACACGGGCTGTCCAG TTCACAGAGGAGAAGCTGGGCCAGGCGGAGAAGACCGAGTTGGACGCGCACTTCGAGAACCTGATGGGCCGCGCAGACTGCACCAAACACTGGACCGAGAAAATATTCCGACAGACTGAGGTCCTGCTGCAGCCCAACCCAA GTGCCAGAATTGAGGAGTTTCTCTATGAAAAGTTGGACAGGAAGGCACCATCCAGAATTACCAACGGAGAGCTGCTGGGTCAACATATGCAGGATGCAGCGAAGGAATTTGGTCCTGGAACACCGTATG GGACTACGCTGATCGAGGTGGGCGAATGTCAGAGAAGATTGGGAGCCGCAGAGAGGGAGTTCCTCCAGACGTCAGCCGTCAGCTTCCTTGCGCCGCTCAGGAACTTTCTGGAAGGAGACTGGAGGACCATTTCA AAAGAACGGCGTCTTTTGGAGAATCTTCGCCTGGACCTGGACGCCTGTAAAACGCGTCTGAAGAAGGCCAAGGTGGCCGAGGCTAAGGCTGCG ATGGCTCCAGATTTTCAGGAGACCAGGCCCCGCAACTATGTGCTTTCTGCCAGCGCCTCTGCG CTCTGGAGTGAGGAAGTGGAAAAA GCTGAACACGAGCTCCGAGTGGCCCAAACAGAGTTCGACCGCCAGGCAGAGGTTACCCGGCTCCTTCTGGAGGGCATCAGTAGTACGCAT GTGAACCACTTGCGCTGTCTGCACGAGTTCGTGGAGGCCCAGGCAGCTTACTACAAGCAGTGTCATTTCCACATGCAAGAGCTACAGAAGGAACTGGCAAG GTGTTCTGACCGTCACATCTGCCCGCTTTCCCCCCTCAGGCTTCCTAATGCCTTCACGCTGAACTCCACTCACGCCATGGCCACTGCCACCTCCGCATCAGAAGGTGCCGGCAGCCCCGTGGAGACGGACACGCTGGAGATCGAGGAGGTCCAGGCACCGGCTACAGGAACCCGCAAGGCCAAAGTCCTGTATGACTACGACGCCGCTGACTCCAGCGAGCTCTCCCTTTTGGCTGACGAG CTCATTACAGTTTACACAGTGCCAGGAATGGACTCTGACTGGCTgattggagagagaggaaaccagAAAGGAAAAGTGCCTGTCACATACCTGGAGCTTCTCAGCTAa
- the mrpl41 gene encoding large ribosomal subunit protein mL41 codes for MGVLSTLMRGLIRGADRMSEFTSKRGSRTHNKGRGARPTGLRLSSRKFLSIRAMIPEFVVPNLEGFKLKPYVSYRCPRGTEPPLTAQSVFDEVVAPQIKKDFEEGTFSKGQLEKYGFEPTQEGKLFKLYPKNYVR; via the coding sequence ATGGGTGTGTTGTCCACGCTGATGCGGGGTCTAATAAGAGGAGCGGACAGAATGTCCGAGTTCACCAGCAAGCGTGGATCACGGACTCATAATAAAGGCAGGGGCGCGAGGCCCACGGGACTGAGGCTCTCCAGCAGAAAGTTCCTGTCCATACGCGCCATGATCCCTGAGTTTGTGGTGCCGAACCTGGAGGGATTTAAACTCAAACCCTACGTGTCGTACCGCTGCCCCAGGGGAACCGAGCCTCCACTCACGGCACAGAGTGTGTTCGACGAGGTTGTGGCCCCTCAGATCAAGAAAGACTTTGAAGAGGGCACTTTCAGCAAAGGCCAGCTGGAGAAATATGGATTCGAGCCCACGCAGGAGGGGAAGCTCTTCAAGCTGTATCCCAAGAACTACGTGCGTTAA
- the LOC139283981 gene encoding endophilin-B2-like isoform X4, with protein MDFNVKKLASGAGLFFTRAVQFTEEKLGQAEKTELDAHFENLMGRADCTKHWTEKIFRQTEVLLQPNPSARIEEFLYEKLDRKAPSRITNGELLGQHMQDAAKEFGPGTPYGTTLIEVGECQRRLGAAEREFLQTSAVSFLAPLRNFLEGDWRTISKERRLLENLRLDLDACKTRLKKAKVAEAKAACEGEMAPDFQETRPRNYVLSASASALWSEEVEKAEHELRVAQTEFDRQAEVTRLLLEGISSTHVNHLRCLHEFVEAQAAYYKQCHFHMQELQKELASPDEDVLPNAFTLNSTHAMATATSASEGAGSPVETDTLEIEEVQAPATGTRKAKVLYDYDAADSSELSLLADELITVYTVPGMDSDWLIGERGNQKGKVPVTYLELLS; from the exons ATGGATTTCAACGTGAAGAAACTAGCCTCCGGTGCTGGATTGTTCTTCACACGGGCTGTCCAG TTCACAGAGGAGAAGCTGGGCCAGGCGGAGAAGACCGAGTTGGACGCGCACTTCGAGAACCTGATGGGCCGCGCAGACTGCACCAAACACTGGACCGAGAAAATATTCCGACAGACTGAGGTCCTGCTGCAGCCCAACCCAA GTGCCAGAATTGAGGAGTTTCTCTATGAAAAGTTGGACAGGAAGGCACCATCCAGAATTACCAACGGAGAGCTGCTGGGTCAACATATGCAGGATGCAGCGAAGGAATTTGGTCCTGGAACACCGTATG GGACTACGCTGATCGAGGTGGGCGAATGTCAGAGAAGATTGGGAGCCGCAGAGAGGGAGTTCCTCCAGACGTCAGCCGTCAGCTTCCTTGCGCCGCTCAGGAACTTTCTGGAAGGAGACTGGAGGACCATTTCA AAAGAACGGCGTCTTTTGGAGAATCTTCGCCTGGACCTGGACGCCTGTAAAACGCGTCTGAAGAAGGCCAAGGTGGCCGAGGCTAAGGCTGCG TGCGAGGGTGAA ATGGCTCCAGATTTTCAGGAGACCAGGCCCCGCAACTATGTGCTTTCTGCCAGCGCCTCTGCG CTCTGGAGTGAGGAAGTGGAAAAA GCTGAACACGAGCTCCGAGTGGCCCAAACAGAGTTCGACCGCCAGGCAGAGGTTACCCGGCTCCTTCTGGAGGGCATCAGTAGTACGCAT GTGAACCACTTGCGCTGTCTGCACGAGTTCGTGGAGGCCCAGGCAGCTTACTACAAGCAGTGTCATTTCCACATGCAAGAGCTACAGAAGGAACTGGCAAG TCCGGATGAGGACGT GCTTCCTAATGCCTTCACGCTGAACTCCACTCACGCCATGGCCACTGCCACCTCCGCATCAGAAGGTGCCGGCAGCCCCGTGGAGACGGACACGCTGGAGATCGAGGAGGTCCAGGCACCGGCTACAGGAACCCGCAAGGCCAAAGTCCTGTATGACTACGACGCCGCTGACTCCAGCGAGCTCTCCCTTTTGGCTGACGAG CTCATTACAGTTTACACAGTGCCAGGAATGGACTCTGACTGGCTgattggagagagaggaaaccagAAAGGAAAAGTGCCTGTCACATACCTGGAGCTTCTCAGCTAa
- the LOC139283981 gene encoding endophilin-B2-like isoform X5, whose amino-acid sequence MDFNVKKLASGAGLFFTRAVQFTEEKLGQAEKTELDAHFENLMGRADCTKHWTEKIFRQTEVLLQPNPSARIEEFLYEKLDRKAPSRITNGELLGQHMQDAAKEFGPGTPYGTTLIEVGECQRRLGAAEREFLQTSAVSFLAPLRNFLEGDWRTISKERRLLENLRLDLDACKTRLKKAKVAEAKAAAEHELRVAQTEFDRQAEVTRLLLEGISSTHVNHLRCLHEFVEAQAAYYKQCHFHMQELQKELARLPNAFTLNSTHAMATATSASEGAGSPVETDTLEIEEVQAPATGTRKAKVLYDYDAADSSELSLLADELITVYTVPGMDSDWLIGERGNQKGKVPVTYLELLS is encoded by the exons ATGGATTTCAACGTGAAGAAACTAGCCTCCGGTGCTGGATTGTTCTTCACACGGGCTGTCCAG TTCACAGAGGAGAAGCTGGGCCAGGCGGAGAAGACCGAGTTGGACGCGCACTTCGAGAACCTGATGGGCCGCGCAGACTGCACCAAACACTGGACCGAGAAAATATTCCGACAGACTGAGGTCCTGCTGCAGCCCAACCCAA GTGCCAGAATTGAGGAGTTTCTCTATGAAAAGTTGGACAGGAAGGCACCATCCAGAATTACCAACGGAGAGCTGCTGGGTCAACATATGCAGGATGCAGCGAAGGAATTTGGTCCTGGAACACCGTATG GGACTACGCTGATCGAGGTGGGCGAATGTCAGAGAAGATTGGGAGCCGCAGAGAGGGAGTTCCTCCAGACGTCAGCCGTCAGCTTCCTTGCGCCGCTCAGGAACTTTCTGGAAGGAGACTGGAGGACCATTTCA AAAGAACGGCGTCTTTTGGAGAATCTTCGCCTGGACCTGGACGCCTGTAAAACGCGTCTGAAGAAGGCCAAGGTGGCCGAGGCTAAGGCTGCG GCTGAACACGAGCTCCGAGTGGCCCAAACAGAGTTCGACCGCCAGGCAGAGGTTACCCGGCTCCTTCTGGAGGGCATCAGTAGTACGCAT GTGAACCACTTGCGCTGTCTGCACGAGTTCGTGGAGGCCCAGGCAGCTTACTACAAGCAGTGTCATTTCCACATGCAAGAGCTACAGAAGGAACTGGCAAG GCTTCCTAATGCCTTCACGCTGAACTCCACTCACGCCATGGCCACTGCCACCTCCGCATCAGAAGGTGCCGGCAGCCCCGTGGAGACGGACACGCTGGAGATCGAGGAGGTCCAGGCACCGGCTACAGGAACCCGCAAGGCCAAAGTCCTGTATGACTACGACGCCGCTGACTCCAGCGAGCTCTCCCTTTTGGCTGACGAG CTCATTACAGTTTACACAGTGCCAGGAATGGACTCTGACTGGCTgattggagagagaggaaaccagAAAGGAAAAGTGCCTGTCACATACCTGGAGCTTCTCAGCTAa
- the LOC139283981 gene encoding endophilin-B2-like isoform X3, giving the protein MDFNVKKLASGAGLFFTRAVQFTEEKLGQAEKTELDAHFENLMGRADCTKHWTEKIFRQTEVLLQPNPSARIEEFLYEKLDRKAPSRITNGELLGQHMQDAAKEFGPGTPYGTTLIEVGECQRRLGAAEREFLQTSAVSFLAPLRNFLEGDWRTISKERRLLENLRLDLDACKTRLKKAKVAEAKAAMAPDFQETRPRNYVLSASASALWSEEVEKAEHELRVAQTEFDRQAEVTRLLLEGISSTHVNHLRCLHEFVEAQAAYYKQCHFHMQELQKELASRSSDLKCPNAFTLNSTHAMATATSASEGAGSPVETDTLEIEEVQAPATGTRKAKVLYDYDAADSSELSLLADELITVYTVPGMDSDWLIGERGNQKGKVPVTYLELLS; this is encoded by the exons ATGGATTTCAACGTGAAGAAACTAGCCTCCGGTGCTGGATTGTTCTTCACACGGGCTGTCCAG TTCACAGAGGAGAAGCTGGGCCAGGCGGAGAAGACCGAGTTGGACGCGCACTTCGAGAACCTGATGGGCCGCGCAGACTGCACCAAACACTGGACCGAGAAAATATTCCGACAGACTGAGGTCCTGCTGCAGCCCAACCCAA GTGCCAGAATTGAGGAGTTTCTCTATGAAAAGTTGGACAGGAAGGCACCATCCAGAATTACCAACGGAGAGCTGCTGGGTCAACATATGCAGGATGCAGCGAAGGAATTTGGTCCTGGAACACCGTATG GGACTACGCTGATCGAGGTGGGCGAATGTCAGAGAAGATTGGGAGCCGCAGAGAGGGAGTTCCTCCAGACGTCAGCCGTCAGCTTCCTTGCGCCGCTCAGGAACTTTCTGGAAGGAGACTGGAGGACCATTTCA AAAGAACGGCGTCTTTTGGAGAATCTTCGCCTGGACCTGGACGCCTGTAAAACGCGTCTGAAGAAGGCCAAGGTGGCCGAGGCTAAGGCTGCG ATGGCTCCAGATTTTCAGGAGACCAGGCCCCGCAACTATGTGCTTTCTGCCAGCGCCTCTGCG CTCTGGAGTGAGGAAGTGGAAAAA GCTGAACACGAGCTCCGAGTGGCCCAAACAGAGTTCGACCGCCAGGCAGAGGTTACCCGGCTCCTTCTGGAGGGCATCAGTAGTACGCAT GTGAACCACTTGCGCTGTCTGCACGAGTTCGTGGAGGCCCAGGCAGCTTACTACAAGCAGTGTCATTTCCACATGCAAGAGCTACAGAAGGAACTGGCAAG CAGGAGCAGCGATTTGAAATG TCCTAATGCCTTCACGCTGAACTCCACTCACGCCATGGCCACTGCCACCTCCGCATCAGAAGGTGCCGGCAGCCCCGTGGAGACGGACACGCTGGAGATCGAGGAGGTCCAGGCACCGGCTACAGGAACCCGCAAGGCCAAAGTCCTGTATGACTACGACGCCGCTGACTCCAGCGAGCTCTCCCTTTTGGCTGACGAG CTCATTACAGTTTACACAGTGCCAGGAATGGACTCTGACTGGCTgattggagagagaggaaaccagAAAGGAAAAGTGCCTGTCACATACCTGGAGCTTCTCAGCTAa
- the LOC139283981 gene encoding endophilin-B2-like isoform X2, which produces MDFNVKKLASGAGLFFTRAVQFTEEKLGQAEKTELDAHFENLMGRADCTKHWTEKIFRQTEVLLQPNPSARIEEFLYEKLDRKAPSRITNGELLGQHMQDAAKEFGPGTPYGTTLIEVGECQRRLGAAEREFLQTSAVSFLAPLRNFLEGDWRTISKERRLLENLRLDLDACKTRLKKAKVAEAKAAMAPDFQETRPRNYVLSASASALWSEEVEKAEHELRVAQTEFDRQAEVTRLLLEGISSTHVNHLRCLHEFVEAQAAYYKQCHFHMQELQKELARLPNAFTLNSTHAMATATSASEGAGSPVETDTLEIEEVQAPATGTRKAKVLYDYDAADSSELSLLADELITVYTVPGMDSDWLIGERGNQKGKVPVTYLELLS; this is translated from the exons ATGGATTTCAACGTGAAGAAACTAGCCTCCGGTGCTGGATTGTTCTTCACACGGGCTGTCCAG TTCACAGAGGAGAAGCTGGGCCAGGCGGAGAAGACCGAGTTGGACGCGCACTTCGAGAACCTGATGGGCCGCGCAGACTGCACCAAACACTGGACCGAGAAAATATTCCGACAGACTGAGGTCCTGCTGCAGCCCAACCCAA GTGCCAGAATTGAGGAGTTTCTCTATGAAAAGTTGGACAGGAAGGCACCATCCAGAATTACCAACGGAGAGCTGCTGGGTCAACATATGCAGGATGCAGCGAAGGAATTTGGTCCTGGAACACCGTATG GGACTACGCTGATCGAGGTGGGCGAATGTCAGAGAAGATTGGGAGCCGCAGAGAGGGAGTTCCTCCAGACGTCAGCCGTCAGCTTCCTTGCGCCGCTCAGGAACTTTCTGGAAGGAGACTGGAGGACCATTTCA AAAGAACGGCGTCTTTTGGAGAATCTTCGCCTGGACCTGGACGCCTGTAAAACGCGTCTGAAGAAGGCCAAGGTGGCCGAGGCTAAGGCTGCG ATGGCTCCAGATTTTCAGGAGACCAGGCCCCGCAACTATGTGCTTTCTGCCAGCGCCTCTGCG CTCTGGAGTGAGGAAGTGGAAAAA GCTGAACACGAGCTCCGAGTGGCCCAAACAGAGTTCGACCGCCAGGCAGAGGTTACCCGGCTCCTTCTGGAGGGCATCAGTAGTACGCAT GTGAACCACTTGCGCTGTCTGCACGAGTTCGTGGAGGCCCAGGCAGCTTACTACAAGCAGTGTCATTTCCACATGCAAGAGCTACAGAAGGAACTGGCAAG GCTTCCTAATGCCTTCACGCTGAACTCCACTCACGCCATGGCCACTGCCACCTCCGCATCAGAAGGTGCCGGCAGCCCCGTGGAGACGGACACGCTGGAGATCGAGGAGGTCCAGGCACCGGCTACAGGAACCCGCAAGGCCAAAGTCCTGTATGACTACGACGCCGCTGACTCCAGCGAGCTCTCCCTTTTGGCTGACGAG CTCATTACAGTTTACACAGTGCCAGGAATGGACTCTGACTGGCTgattggagagagaggaaaccagAAAGGAAAAGTGCCTGTCACATACCTGGAGCTTCTCAGCTAa